A stretch of Gouania willdenowi chromosome 21, fGouWil2.1, whole genome shotgun sequence DNA encodes these proteins:
- the xirp2b gene encoding xin actin-binding repeat-containing protein 2 gives MEELEVCSLPGGLASVRKQFESQESTTASHNVSQFHLHHRTVQETSNSERTVSSGSRQVIPGSQQLHFDQEMMASYSENNFTSSYENHQNEEEEEFPRYTTKELRDHFERTIGEAAPQKPVKIGLDINRSKWSSGVTQNNIVSNEVCQPSMTEKTHETIAAVMDCEDFPPPPAEDPDYLPPPPPDLLQMSDNENYGECHLSHEPPVSVNAPKYPVNRDAYFKQKSMNELKRLCKHIHPEVRKNIEKDCLIDYNDIDNQHLQGQEYTYTDGGGDVYDDEGGEWEEILPGDVQGMRWMFENKPLDAIKDEVADVEEDNKINITQQEMILGKDVRQTAWMFETKPMDELGSQNTNSTDYKNKFNKFDKGDVRAAAWLFETQTMDTLNKICTEEDLTKEVAFTEEDGNATIYMIDNKLMGCLGHTETIDERHLLNLRSVLEEINEETKTVTSTFETQFKCIIMGQLSQMLEIKSVRKIETELENSIASRWLFDTQPLDMTSHELSPLKLLCSLSMEDSNKGDWSRWLFEIKTINSQDEWESFQIEKKAIVGADVRKHCLVFETQPMDSLKDDSNAKPQTIEDIIGGNVRSARHFFETSPQVARRNCPEVGKLKRAAVDEEMKGDVRHQKWRFESQPLELIREGKKEITRTVNIAHDFTEEDGTSCKADVRKNCLVFETQQMDTLKDDSNTFSLSKEEIIAGNVKSTRHYFETIPNEDNKDLADVGKLRKTVAIDEEKGDVRHQKWRFESQALEHIRDEEKEVVRTIDLEEIDKVDVSNYKQKFESTEINSRNESQKIIIEGLTSGTVKSNKNLFESTPLYAMQDSSGHFHEVKTVRREEIVKGDVTTCKWMFETRPIDQFDESTNKYRVIKGISKQELESGDVKTAKWLFETQPLDAIKFFSNIEDEETVMTNRNVDIMKGDVKTCKWLFETKPMDVLYERIELKGENESEEIHRGDVKTCTWLFETQALDTIHDETETVLNACTVKQEDIRGKDVRMACFLFETEKMENLTGEEVESYKCVTEIDIKSGDVSRMKYIFENQTSEVMTSTSDEQMQKLKRVQTEDIQKGNVVNCKWLFENQSIDTIHDSQEESVCNRTMIDVQGGDVNKGRFIFETCSLDKIQDVSSELDSLMVKTGKIVCDENEKGDVRNYTMMFETQPLYAIQDKEGHYHEVTTVTSEEMTRGDVVGTRWLFETKPLDAIRDTDEIYIIKSVTQQDVQKGDVMSAKWKFETQPLDMIADETKSLIKTVEDIQGGNVRINKNRFESDSLSQECVKTVNVSEIQKGDVRSAKWRFETQSIDKIRSMSSENLIDTVKKEDVAKGDVKHSVWLFEKNPLDHIKESNEEAEPTVTEEEIPKADVKTTTWLFETTPFDDFNEKMLEKNEILGKSVKGTLEELYSQKIVNSKGVLIEADEIGDIRMAKYQLMNQQAPEIQREEIIGGDLQTIMVNLLNRQERKDQQIVIDSEEKGNISSTMQQLFSQESVSNIKREEILRGDIQEAISNLFIEARSTKHGILIQEDEKGDVKMTIYSLLNKQEDGNDGKMEIVKGDIKSALQRLSSTDKTDHAATIRIDDSERGNVNFYSTCIESGALDYLKQLHLGPGESTSESTNKVEIVSGDIKGTKRILGLNQSQIERTVEDVIPGDVHNTVKVFMSEPTVSQERHLKEEIVKGDLKAALNSLSESVNQTVVVEKEEVVKGNIPKALKCLEKAQRRYKEVEKPDIIPGNIKGALRSLEKSATSRVETAIEDLVSGDVKATMMSLELAKTAVRDVEKEEILRGDIHTAMLCLQDASSEKKRHQQEIDVQGDVRGAIHTLMESPPSPKIQQSSSVEGEYKGDVKMSIKSLYETQEQAQLEKEEVIKGDVKGTIKSLLETAQRESPKVGAYRRVRVKEGPPAKNLNVDGQRNIQKIKSANLVQSSKEINHSISNETELKSTSVQQSAQQSTTVVQHKTITQNHGIKTLRTEFRNLKSNQKGMLTKGKTKVKTDVYILKSQTPDLDLPLPPPPPPVTDTDVLPPPPTPPPPSLDIEIDPFLPPPPPPTSEPDFLPPPPSQQELENMPGGHIINSAPAKAKKMTVKKVKAPTLYPVPKLDSRLEFSEIKAMDTKSQRTVKKSHIESKSMTQTQKTVSYEVPLPPESPKPFKKVYIAPVRFTPPPSPPPSMRGKMSKFITPLIKAEEKYRKLREDNTSPTTPTPSLIHDSVSAALENLSPKDTDEWGHKTSQIIQKKDENTGVTVHSESHLCNLSKHVVVSNTAAHQNKNLESFTNISTANQTIDNETSTLVCVQKTSAVKQQMHTTTQKTASVSSKQTTQSVKAIASGFTDNVHSSRNVVKNEADKSNKHSIGKSNIENEDRKLATAVKPETSTVQMSSIVSDLHTNTDNVTTSKNVKVLSSTKCKEKDFIQPMETAVNTDGENGKISQKVKKNSKQENSAIDHQRDKGSVSKDLKVEVKEIAVVKVFDEPKEIKATSVPSVPVVPVSKPDSQPETPIPPKKKKKSKKSKGAAQLAQSKEIFAETKTECSSEITHQTQEIMAFSHIQKTTKEENHHVKKEVITENSKENDISQQLKAVHDQTKGSQKKETTVTLQSTKECEKESRKVPITVTLASEQKELVNSIAERIDDCQTQDVKVLMSFISEMQTVSEKDDSETVKALLNTIPDWILTPDKKCELKTSLIKGKSEINKDILSHIKTVAEAKLVDWTDETLEKDEYESVLEKTISGTTARISKISIGSTKVENQTKTSQEKTKEDVTVCKSLDLRAPSPSLRMRSPSPTFITIESIRRTDSPQRVTPSPTLFHRPPTPPTPPPRRCETPTSRLNRITPSPTFDKAENLPRLKDTTAKLSRGVTPPPLLTHQIAERKSEIVESPPTFHRQIKIESQVVEAQQSDLQFAHDTLISPHLNANEIQSESQTCIPLGQDDPDLDKSTFTLEPSSATVKEKREFFEEAQRAETNKVYVRKEPIAIPERLGSDTEECEMELKNKEKEELPKADLSGLVNKFESPENPTEIRHESAPLAESLQNHTESPKCDKEKVNSFEQEMPTFDIQAIKNIFKLGEPSSSFKEEETDQEELVSTLSQAKADTSEPESPQETNGGPRQISLIPLQENDLESVPAEPSAFSETKSSTEHFSNVDEFGIKVAERMTAVTEHSEKSVSSQQQVPFSYADAVKRKTAAVRRTETYDEDSTEKLLRNFHKTWLESETVFKSLGYTVSEESTSQIAHQTNIVSSDSSAEVRAVLGLPEESVSDGCSDCGQKKVP, from the exons ATGGAGGAGTTGGAGGTCTGTTCCCTGCCTGGGGGTCTCGCAAGTGTGAGGAAACAATTCGAGAGCCAGGAATCCACTACAGCATCGCACAATGTTTCCCAGTTTCACCTTCATCACAGAACAGTACAG GAAACGTCAAACTCAGAGAGGACGGTGTCGAGCGGGAGCAGACAGGTCATCCCAGGCAGTCAACAGTTACATTTTGATCAAGAGATGATG gcgtCATACAGTGAGAACAACTTCACATCCAGTTATGAAAACCATCAAAATGAAGAAG AAGAGGAGTTTCCACGGTACACCACTAAAGAACTGAGAGATCACTTTGAAAGAACAATAGGAGAGGCTGCTCCACAAAAACCAGTAAAG ATTGGACTTGACATCAACCGATCCAAGTGGTCTTCCGGTGTGACTCAGAACAACATTGTCTCAAATGAAGTTTGTCAACCGTCcatgactgaaaaaacacatgaaacaattGCGGCAGTGATGGACTGTGAGGACTTTCCACCCCCTCCAGCTGAGGATCCTGATTATCTTCCACCCCCGCCTCCAGATTTACTGCAAATGTCAGACAATGAAAACTATGGGGAATGCCATTTGTCACATGAGCCTCCGGTATCAGTGAATGCTCCCAAATACCCAGTGAACAGAGATGCTTACTTCAAGCAGAAGAGTATGAATGAGCTGAAACGTCTTTGCAAACACATTCATCCAGAAGTTCGAAAGAATATTGAGAAAGACTGTCTAATTGACTACAATGATATCGATAACCAGCACCTACAAGGGCAGGAGTATACATATACGGATGGCGGTGGTGATGTTTATGATGATGAAGGTGGGGAGTGGGAGGAGATTCTTCCTGGGGATGTACAAGGAATGCGTTGGATGTTTGAAAATAAACCACTTGATGCCATTAAAGATGAGGTTGCTGATGTGGAagaagacaacaaaataaacataaccCAACAGGAAATGATACTGGGAAAAGATGTAAGACAAACAGCTTGGATGTTTGAAACGAAGCCTATGGATGAGCTGGGCTCACAAAATACCAACTCAACAGattataaaaacaaattcaataaatttGACAAGGGCGACGTTCGTGCTGCAGCATGGTTGTTTGAAACCCAAACGATGGACACGTTGAACAAAATTTGTACTGAAGAGGATTTAACCAAAGAGGTTGCGTTCACAGAAGAGGATGGAAATGCTACCATTTACATGATTGATAATAAATTGATGGGATGCCTGGGGCACACAGAAACAATTGACGAGCGCCACCTACTAAATCTTCGGTCAGTCTTAGAAGAAATTAATGAAGAAACAAAAACTGTAACAAGTACATTTGAAACTCAGTTTAAGTGCatcatcatggggcagttgagccAGATGCTGGAAATTAAGTCTGTGCGTAAAATTGAAACTGAATTGGAGAACTCTATCGCTTCTCGTTGGCTTTTTGATACCCAGCCTCTGGACATGACAAGTCATGAACTGAGCCCTTTGAAACTTTTGTGTAGTCTTTCAATGGAGGACAGCAATAAGGGTGATTGGAGCAGGTGGTTGTTtgagataaaaacaataaattctCAAGATGAGTGGGAAAGCTTTCAAATCGAAAAGAAAGCGATAGTTGGGGCTGATGTTCGCAAACACTGCTTGGTATTTGAAACACAGCCGATGGATTCTCTGAAGGATGACTCCAATGCCAAGCCTCAGACTATTGAAGACATTATAGGGGGGAATGTTAGGTCTGCAAGGCATTTCTTTGAGACCAGTCCTCAGGTTGCCAGAAGGAACTGCCCTGAGGTTGGAAAACTGAAGAGGGCAGCAGTAGATGAAGAAATGAAAGGGGATGTAAGACACCAAAAGTGGCGGTTTGAGAGTCAACCTCTAGAACTCATAAgggaggggaaaaaagaaatcacTCGCACTGTTAATATTGCGCATGACTTCACAGAAGAGGATGGCACAAGTTGCAAGGCAGATGTTCGCAAGAACTGCTTGGTATTTGAGACGCAGCAAATGGATACTTTAAAAGATGATTCAAATACTTTTTCCTTGTCTAAAGAAGAAATTATTGCAGGAAATGTGAAGTCAACGCGACATTATTTTGAAACTATTCCAAATGAAGACAATAAAGACTTGGCCGACGTAGGAAAACTGAGAAAAACAGTTGCAATTGATGAGGAAAAAGGTGATGTTAGACATCAGAAATGGCGATTTGAAAGCCAAGCTCTGGAGCACATTAGAGACGAAGAGAAAGAAGTCGTGAGAACAATTGACCTAGAGGAAATTGATAAAGTAGATGTTTCAAATTACAAGCAAAAGTTTGAAAGTacagaaataaactcaaggaaTGAATCTCAAAAAATTATCATTGAAGGTTTGACATCCGGCACAgtgaaatcaaacaaaaatttGTTTGAGTCCACACCTTTGTACGCAATGCAGGACAGCTCAGGGCACTTCCACGAGGTTAAAACTGTGCGTCGTGAGGAGATTGTGAAAGGAGACGTGACAACATGCAAATGGATGTTTGAAACACGACCAATCGATCAGTTTGATGAAAGCACCAACAAGTATAGAGTCATCAAGGGCATATCCAAACAAGAACTAGAGTCTGGTGATGTTAAAACCGCTAAGTGGCTGTTTGAAACACAGCCTCTTGATGCTATTAAGTTCTTTAGCAATATTGAAGATGAAGAAACTGTGATGACAAATAGAAATGTTGATATCATGAAGGGGGATGTGAAAACTTGCAAGTGGCTGTTTGAAACAAAGCCAATGGATGTCCTTTATGAAAGAATAGAGTTGAAGGGTGAAAATGAATCAGAAGAAATACACAGGGGTGATGTAAAAACCTGTACTTGGCTTTTTGAAACGCAAGCACTTGATACCATCCATGACGAAACAGAAACAGTGTTAAATGCATGTACGGTAAAGCAAGAGGACATTAGAGGGAAAGATGTGAGGATGGCTTGTTTTCTCTTTGAGACAGAGAAGATGGAGAACCTCACAGGGGAGGAGGTAGAGTCATATAAATGTGTCACAGAGATTGATATTAAGTCTGGAGATGTATCAAGAATGAAGTATATATTTGAAAATCAAACATCTGAAGTTATGACTTCCACATCGGACGAACAGATGCAAAAGCTCAAGAGAGTTCAGACGGAAGACATACAAAAAGGAAATGTGGTAAACTGCAAGTGGCTTTTTGAAAACCAGTCCATAGACACTATACATGATAGCCAAGAGGAATCAGTCTGCAATCGGACAATGATTGACGTACAAGGAGGAGACGTGAACAAAGGTCGTTTCATTTTTGAGACCTGCTCATTGGATAAAATCCAAGATGTTTCTTCTGAGCTGGATTCACTCATggtgaaaacaggaaaaatagtCTGTGATGAAAATGAGAAGGGTGATGTTAGAAACTACACCATGATGTTTGAAACCCAGCCCCTTTATGCCATTCAGGACAAAGAGGGTCATTATCATGAGGTCACCACTGTCACAAGTGAGGAGATGACACGTGGAGATGTTGTTGGAACACGGTGGTTATTTGAAACCAAGCCTCTCGATGCGATCAGGGACACTGATGAGATTTATATAATCAAATCTGTCACTCAACAAGATGTGCAAAAAGGAGATGTCATGTCTGCAAAGTGGAAATTTGAGACACAACCTCTTGATATGATTGCTGACGAAACAAAGTCCTTGATAAAAACTGTTGAGGACATTCAAGGGGGTAAtgttagaataaataaaaaccgcTTTGAGTCCGATAGCTTGTCACAAGAATGTGTTAAAACTGTCAATGTGAGCGAGATACAAAAAGGAGACGTCAGGAGTGCAAAATGGAGATTTGAAACCCAGTCAATTGACAAAATAAGAAGCATGAGCTCTGAGAATCTGATTGATACTGTCAAAAAAGAAGATGTAGCAAAGGGGGATGTGAAACATTCAGTGTGGCTTTTTGAGAAAAATCCTCTGGACCACATTAAAGAGTCAAACGAAGAAGCCGAACCAACTGTCACAGAAGAGGAGATTCCCAAAGCAGATGTAAAAACAACAACGTGGCTCTTTGAAACTACGCCGTTTGATGACTTTAACGAGAAAAtgctggaaaaaaatgaaatccttGGCAAAAGCGTCAAGGGAACACTTGAAGAACTCTATAGTCAGAAGATAGTAAACTCAAAAGGAGTACTCATTGAAGCAGATGAAATTGGTGACATCCGGATGGCAAAATATCAGCTTATGAACCAGCAGGCCCCTGAGATTCAACGAGAGGAAATAATCGGAGGAGATCTGCAGACTATTATGGTGAACCTACTGAACAGACAGGAAAGAAAAGATCAGCAGATTGTGATTGATTCTGAAGAGAAGGGTAATATAAGCTCAACCATGCAGCAACTATTCAGCCAAGAGAGTGTCTCCAACATTAAAAGAGAAGAAATATTACGTGGTGACATTCAGGAAGCTATAAGCAATCTTTTCATTGAGGCCAGATCTACAAAACATGGAATACTCATCCAAGAGGATGAAAAAGGAGatgtaaaaatgacaatatattcCCTCCTGAATAAGCAAGAAGATGGAAATGATGGAAAGATGGAAATAGTAAAAGGGGATATAAAGAGTGCACTTCAAAGACTATCCAGCACAGACAAGACAGATCATGCAGCAACAATAAGGATTGATGACAGTGAAAGGGGAAATGTTAACTTCTACTCTACTTGCATTGAGTCTGGGGCTCTTGATTATCTTAAACAGCTTCATTTAGGACCTGGTGAGTCTACATCTGAGAGCACAAATAAAGTGGAAATTGTCAGTGGTGATATCAAAGGCACAAAACGTATTCTTGGACTTAACCAATCCCAAATTGAGCGTACAGTTGAAGATGTTATACCTGGTGATGTTCATAATACAGTGAAGGTTTTCATGTCAGAGCCCACTGTCTCTCAGGAAAGACATCTAAAAGAAGAAATAGTCAAAGGAGATTTAAAAGCTGCTCTGAATTCATTGTCGGAATCTGTGAATCAGACAGTTGTTGTAGAGAAAGAAGAGGTGGTGAAAGGCAACATACCTAAAGCACTTAAGTGCTTGGAAAAGGCTCAGAGAAGGTACAAGGAGGTGGAAAAGCCAGATATTATTCCAGGTAATATCAAAGGGGCTTTGCGATCCCTGGAGAAATCAGCAACATCAAGGGTTGAGACTGCTATTGAGGATTTAGTTTCTGGAGATGTGAAGGCCACAATGATGTCTTTGGAGCTGGCTAAAACAGCAGTAAGGGATGTTGAAAAGGAAGAAATATTGAGGGGTGATATACACACAGCAATGCTATGTCTACAAGATGCATCCAGCGAGAAGAAGAGGCATCAGCAAGAAATAGATGTTCAGGGAGATGTCAGAGGAGCGATTCATACCTTAATGGAGTCTCCGCCTTCACCGAAAATACAACAGAGTTCAAGCGTTGAGGGTGAATATAAGGGGGACGTCAAGATGTCAATCAAGTCATTGTATGAGACACAGGAGCAGGCTCAACTCGAGAAAGAAGAGGTGATAAAGGGTGATGTTAAAGGAACTATTAAGTCCCTATTGGAAACCGCTCAGCGGGAAAGTCCCAAAGTTGGCGCATATAGAAGAGTCAGAGTCAAGGAGGGCCCACCTGCGAAAAACTTAAATGTTGATGGCCAGAGGAACATTCAAAAGATTAAAAGTGCAAACCTGGTCCAATCCTCTAAAGAAATCAATCACTCCATCTCTAATGAAACTGAGTTAAAGTCAACCTCTGTGCAGCAATCTGCACAACAATCAACCACCGTGGTACAGCACAAAACCATCACCCAAAACCACGGTATCAAAACATTGAGAACAGAGTTTCGTAATCTGAAATCCAACCAAAAAGGGATGTTAACAAAAGGCAAAACCAAAGTGAAAACAGATGTTTACATCCTAAAATCCCAAACACCAGACCTGGACCTTCCTctcccacctccacctccaccagtAACAGACACTGATgtacttcctcctcctcctacacctccccctccctccttgGATATTGAAATCGATCCCTTTCTTcccccaccacctccaccaACAAGTGAGCCAGACTTTCTTCCACCTCCTCCATCTCAACAAGAGCTGGAAAACATGCCAGGTGGACACATAATTAATTCTGCACCAGCAAAAGCAAAAAAGATGACCGTCAAAAAAGTAAAAGCTCCTACTTTATATCCTGTACCAAAATTGGACAGTAGATTGGAGTTCAGTGAAATCAAAGCCATGGATACAAAATCtcaaagaacagtaaaaaagagCCACATTGAATCCAAGTCAAtgacacagacacaaaaaacagtATCATATGAAGTCCCTCTGCCACCAGAGTCACCTAAACCGTTCAAGAAAGTTTACATTGCACCTGTGAGATTCACTCCCCCACCCTCTCCTCCACCTTCCATGAGAGGAAAAATGAGTAAGTTTATCACGCCATTAATAAAAGCAGAGGAAAAGTACCGGAAGTTGCGTGAGGACAACACATCCCCAACCACTCCTACTCCCAGTTTAATTCATGACTCTGTCAGTGCTgctcttgaaaatctttcaccTAAAGATACTGATGAATGGGGTCACAAAACTTCACAAATAATCCAGAAGAAGGATGAAAACACAGGTGTGACTGTACATTCAGAGTCCCATTTATGTAATTTATCCAAGCACGTTGTCGTCTCAAACACTGCTGCTCATCAGAATAAAAATCTTGAAAGCTTCACAAATATATCTACTGCTAACCAAACCATTGACAATGAAACTTCTACGCTTGTCTGTGTTCAAAAgacatcagctgtaaaacagcAGATGCACACAACTACTCAGAAAACTGCATCTGTTTCTTCAAAGCAAACTACTCAGTCTGTTAAGGCCATTGCGTCTGGCTTCACAGACAATGTCCATAGCTCAaggaatgtggttaaaaatgaagctgataaatcaaataaacactcCATTGGAAAATCGAATATTGAAAATGAAGACAGGAAACTTGCTACAGCAGTAAAACCTGAAACATCAACTGTGCAGATGAGTAGTATTGTTTCTGACCTACACACTAATACAGACAATGTCACCACGAGCAAGAATGTAAAGGTTCTTTCCTCAaccaaatgcaaagaaaaagatTTTATTCAGCCAATGGAAACAGCTGTTAATACAGATGGGGAAAATGGGAAAATAAGCCAAAAGGTGAAAAAGAACAGCAAACAAGAAAATTCTGCAATTGATCACCAGAGGGATAAGGGAAGTGTTTCTAAAGATCTGAAAGTAGAAGTTAAGGAAATTGCTGTGGTGAAAGTATTCGATGAACCCAAAGAAATAAAAGCCACCTCTGTTCCCTCTGTGCCTGTTGTTCCAGTGAGCAAACCTGACAGCCAACCAGAAACTCCAATTCCTccgaaaaagaaaaagaagagcaaAAAGTCTAAAGGAGCTGCTCAATTAGCTCAAAGTAAAGAAATTTTTGCTGAAACAAAGACAGAATGTTCTTCTGAAATTACTCACCAAACTCAAGAGATAATGGCATTTTCCCACATTCAGAAGACTACAAAAGAGGAGAATCATCACGTTAAGAAAGAAGTCATCACCGAGAATAGCAAAGAGAACGACATTTCACAGCAACTAAAAGCAGTTCACGACCAAACAAAGGGATCTCAAAAGAAAGAAACGACAGTAACTCTGCAAAGTACAAAAGAATGTGAGAAGGAAAGCAGGAAAGTCCCAATTACAGTGACATTAGCATCTGAACAAAAAGAACTAGTAAACTCCATAGCTGAAAGAATAGATGACTGTCAGACACAAGATGTCAAAGTGTTAATGTCCTTCATTTCTGAAATGCAAACTGTTTCAGAAAAGGACGATTCTGAGACTGTGAAAGCTTTGCTGAATACAATCCCTGACTGGATCCTGACCCCAGACAAAAAATGCGAACTGAAAACAtctttaataaaaggtaaatctGAAATTAATAAAGACATTCTGTCACACATAAAAACAGTAGCAGAGGCTAAACTGGTCGACTGGACAGatgaaacattagaaaaggATGAGTATGAGTCAGTTTTGGAAAAAACTATTTCTGGGACAACAGCACGAATCTCAAAAATCAGCATTGGTTCaacaaaggttgaaaaccaaACAAAGACATCCCAAGAAAAAACTAAAGAGGACGTCACCGTATGCAAGTCTCTTGACCTTCGCGCTCCCTCGCCATCCCTCAGAATGCGATCCCCTTCACCAACTTTTATCACTATTGAGTCTATTCGAAGGACTGACTCACCTCAGAGAGTTACTCCCTCACCTACTCTTTTCCACAGGCCCCCCACCCCTCCCACACCCCCGCCCCGCAGGTGTGAAACCCCAACATCTCGTTTGAACAGAATCACACCTTCCCCAACTTTTGACAAAGCTGAAAATTTGCCCCGATTAAAAGACACAACAGCCAAACTCTCCAGAGGTGTCACCCCACCGCCGTTGCTTACACATCAAATCGCTGAAAGGAAATCAGAAATTGTCGAGTCACCCCCCACATTTCACCGTCAAATTAAAATAGAGTCCCAGGTGGTGGAAGCTCAGCAGTCTGATCTACAGTTTGCTCATGACACTCTCATTTCTCCACATCTAAATGCAAATGAAATACAAAGTGAGTCACAGACTTGTATACCACTGGGTCAAGATGACCCAGATTTAGATAAAAGTACATTTACATTAGAACCGTCATCTGCAACTGTCAAagaaaagagggagttttttgaAGAGGCTCAAAGAGCAGAAACTAATAAGGTCTACGTGCGAAAGGAGCCCATTGCTATTCCTGAACGATTGGGCTCAGACACAGAGGAGTGCGAGATGGaactcaaaaacaaagaaaaggagGAGCTTCCCAAGGCTGACTTGTCTGGTCTTGTAAACAAATTTGAATCACCAGAAAATCCTACAGAGATCAGACATGAGTCCGCGCCACTCGCTGAGAGCCTTCAAAACCACACTGAAAGCCCAAAATGCGACAAAGAAAAAGTGAACAGCTTTGAACAGGAAATGCCAACTTTTGACATCCAagcaattaaaaatatttttaaactcgGTGAGCCGAGTTCATcatttaaagaagaagaaacggatCAGGAGGAGCTTGTGTCAACTCTGAGCCAAGCAAAAGCTGACACTTCAGAGCCAGAAAGTCCTCAAGAGACAAATGGAGGCCCAAGGCAGATCAGCCTGATCCCTCTGCAGGAGAATGATTTAGAATCTGTGCCAGCAGAACCATCAGCCTTCTCTGAAACCAAATCTAGCACAGAACATTTCTCAAATGTCGATGAGTTCGGTATTAAGGTCGCTGAAAGAATGACAGCTGTCACTGAGCATTCTGAGAAAAGTGTGTCCAGCCAACAACAAGTACCTTTCTCCTATGCTGATgcagttaaaagaaaaactgctGCAGTGAGGCGGACTGAAACATATGATGAGGATTCGACAGAGAAACTGCTGAGAAATTTCCATAAAACATGGTTGGAAAGTGAGACTGTTTTTAAGAGTCTGGGCTACACCGTCTCTGAGGAATCTACATCTCAAATAGCACACCAGACCAACATCGTCTCATCGG ACTCGAGTGCCGAAGTCAGAGCTGTGCTCGGTTTGCCGGAGGAGAGCGTATCCGATGGATGCTCTGATTGTGGACAAAAAAAAGTACCATAA